The Streptomyces sp. NBC_00440 genome contains a region encoding:
- the ctaD gene encoding aa3-type cytochrome oxidase subunit I, whose product MSILNEPQGAAAADDSYESELPVRRKEPGNIVIKWMTTTDHKTIGTMYLVTSFAFFCIGGVLALVMRAELARPGTQIVSNEQFNQAFTMHGTIMLLMFATPLFAGFANWIMPLQIGAPDVAFPRLNMFAYWLYLFGSLIAVGGFITPQGAADFGWFAYSPLSDAVRSPGVGADMWIMGLAFSGFGTILGSVNFITTIICMRAPGMTMFRMPIFVWNVLLTGVLVLLAFPVLAAALFALEADRKFGAHVFDASNGGALLWQHLFWFFGHPEVYIIALPFFGIISEVIPVFSRKPMFGYIGLVAATISIAGLSVTVWAHHMYVTGGVLLPFFSFMTFLIAVPTGVKFFNWIGTMWKGSLSFETPMLWAVGFLITFTFGGLTGVILASPPMDFHVSDSYFVVAHFHYVIFGTVVFAMFSGFHFWWPKFTGKMLDERLGKITFWTLFVGFHGTFLVQHWLGVEGMPRRYADYLAADGFTTLNTISTISSFLLGLSILPFFYNVWKTAKYGKKVEVDDPWGYGRSLEWATSCPPPRHNFTTLPRIRSESPAFDLHHPEIAALDQLENHGAGDKVLSGGKEAGK is encoded by the coding sequence GTGAGCATCCTCAACGAACCTCAGGGTGCCGCCGCAGCAGACGACTCCTACGAGAGCGAGCTGCCGGTACGGCGCAAAGAGCCGGGAAACATCGTCATCAAGTGGATGACCACCACTGATCACAAGACGATCGGCACGATGTATCTGGTCACATCGTTCGCCTTCTTCTGCATCGGCGGTGTGCTGGCGCTCGTCATGCGCGCCGAGCTGGCCCGTCCGGGTACGCAGATCGTGTCGAACGAGCAGTTCAACCAGGCGTTCACGATGCACGGCACGATCATGCTGCTGATGTTCGCGACGCCGCTCTTCGCCGGATTCGCGAACTGGATCATGCCGTTGCAGATCGGGGCGCCCGATGTGGCGTTCCCGCGGCTGAACATGTTCGCGTACTGGCTGTACCTCTTCGGCTCGCTCATCGCGGTCGGTGGCTTCATCACCCCGCAGGGCGCGGCCGACTTCGGCTGGTTCGCCTACTCCCCGCTGTCGGACGCCGTCCGGTCGCCGGGTGTCGGCGCCGACATGTGGATCATGGGTCTGGCCTTCTCGGGCTTCGGTACGATCCTCGGTTCGGTCAACTTCATCACCACGATCATCTGCATGCGTGCCCCTGGCATGACGATGTTCCGTATGCCGATCTTCGTGTGGAACGTCCTGCTGACCGGTGTGCTGGTCCTGCTGGCCTTCCCCGTCCTCGCCGCGGCACTCTTCGCGCTGGAGGCGGACCGCAAGTTCGGCGCTCATGTATTCGATGCGTCAAATGGCGGCGCGCTCCTATGGCAACACCTCTTCTGGTTCTTCGGCCATCCAGAGGTGTACATCATCGCGTTGCCATTCTTCGGAATTATTTCCGAAGTGATTCCAGTGTTCTCCAGAAAGCCGATGTTCGGATACATCGGCCTGGTCGCTGCGACGATTTCGATCGCCGGTCTTTCCGTGACGGTGTGGGCCCACCACATGTACGTCACCGGCGGTGTGCTCCTGCCGTTCTTCTCCTTCATGACCTTCCTGATCGCAGTGCCGACCGGTGTGAAGTTCTTCAACTGGATCGGCACGATGTGGAAGGGATCGCTGTCCTTCGAGACACCGATGCTCTGGGCCGTCGGCTTCCTGATCACCTTCACCTTCGGTGGTCTGACCGGCGTCATCCTGGCCTCGCCCCCGATGGACTTCCACGTCTCCGACTCGTACTTCGTGGTCGCGCACTTCCACTACGTCATCTTCGGCACCGTGGTCTTCGCGATGTTCTCCGGATTCCACTTCTGGTGGCCGAAGTTCACCGGCAAGATGCTGGACGAGCGGCTCGGCAAGATCACCTTCTGGACGCTGTTCGTGGGCTTCCACGGCACGTTCCTGGTGCAGCACTGGCTGGGTGTCGAGGGTATGCCGCGTCGTTACGCGGACTACCTCGCCGCTGACGGCTTCACCACGCTGAACACCATCTCGACCATCAGCTCCTTCCTGCTGGGCCTGTCGATCCTGCCGTTCTTCTACAACGTTTGGAAGACCGCCAAGTACGGCAAGAAGGTCGAGGTCGACGACCCGTGGGGCTACGGCCGTTCGCTCGAATGGGCGACGTCCTGCCCGCCGCCCCGGCACAACTTCACGACCCTCCCGAGGATCCGCTCCGAATCCCCGGCGTTCGACCTGCACCACCCGGAGATCGCGGCTCTCGACCAGCTTGAGAACCACGGCGCCGGTGACAAGGTCCTGTCCGGCGGCAAGGAGGCAGGCAAGTGA
- the ctaC gene encoding aa3-type cytochrome oxidase subunit II, translated as MSPNGSDRSSRRPMRRKLPQVLTAGLILVTATGCSYKDFPRLGMPTPVTEEAPRILSLWQGSWAAALATGVLVWGLIIWSVIFHRRSRTKVEVPPQTRYNMPIEALYTVVPLIIVSVLFYFTARDESKILSLSPKPAHTINVVGFQWSWGFNYVEDVDGNPSTGNAAKTTELSDIPDRFTKDFPKGAEGVYDVGTPASRNPQTGNPGPTLWLPKGEKVRFVLTSRDVIHDFWVVPFLMKMDVVPGHTNSFEVTPNQEGTFLGKCAELCGVDHSRMLFNVKVVSPERYKQHLKDLAAKHQNGYIPAGIAQTGHAKNAETNNL; from the coding sequence GTGAGTCCCAACGGCTCCGACCGCTCGTCGCGGCGCCCGATGCGGCGGAAGCTGCCGCAGGTGCTGACTGCGGGCCTGATCCTTGTGACCGCTACCGGTTGCTCGTACAAGGATTTCCCCCGCCTTGGTATGCCCACCCCGGTAACGGAAGAGGCACCTCGGATCCTCTCCCTCTGGCAGGGCTCGTGGGCGGCAGCGCTCGCCACGGGCGTGCTGGTGTGGGGGCTGATCATCTGGAGTGTCATCTTCCACCGGCGTAGCCGGACCAAGGTGGAGGTACCTCCGCAGACCCGGTACAACATGCCGATCGAGGCGTTGTACACCGTGGTTCCTCTGATCATCGTCTCGGTGCTCTTCTACTTCACCGCGCGCGATGAGTCGAAGATCCTCAGTCTTTCGCCGAAGCCCGCCCACACGATCAACGTGGTCGGCTTCCAGTGGAGCTGGGGCTTCAACTACGTGGAGGACGTGGACGGCAACCCCTCCACGGGCAACGCGGCGAAGACCACAGAGCTGTCCGATATCCCGGACCGCTTCACCAAGGATTTCCCCAAGGGAGCCGAAGGCGTCTACGACGTCGGTACGCCGGCCTCCCGGAACCCGCAGACCGGCAACCCGGGGCCGACCCTCTGGCTGCCCAAGGGCGAGAAGGTCCGCTTCGTTCTCACTTCGCGCGACGTCATCCATGACTTCTGGGTGGTGCCGTTCCTCATGAAGATGGACGTTGTCCCGGGCCACACCAACTCCTTCGAGGTGACCCCCAACCAGGAGGGCACCTTCCTGGGCAAGTGCGCTGAGCTGTGCGGCGTAGACCACTCCCGGATGCTCTTCAATGTGAAGGTCGTCTCCCCGGAGCGCTACAAGCAGCACCTCAAGGACCTGGCGGCCAAGCACCAGAACGGCTACATCCCCGCCGGGATCGCGCAGACTGGCCACGCCAAGAACGCGGAGACGAACAACCTGTGA
- a CDS encoding L,D-transpeptidase, with product MSHAPRIRTVLSCTLLVVSLGAAATACGSSGSNPLSASPFNAADSISFNGPKGDGKADPDKPLEITSKDDDGRITDVTATDSTGRQLAGELSADGTRWHSTAPLAAGVHYTVRVATEDDQGAPGNRTMAFDTKPASNRLNVTFGPKAGEYGVGQPVTAQLSAPVKDKAARAQVERALKVDSVPAVEGAWYWVDSKTLHYRPKEYWPAHATVNVHSNLNGIKVSKKLYGGTAKPLKLKTGDRLEAITDASSHEMTVKRDGHVINTIPVTTGKPGFATRNGVKVVLGKTYYVRMTSSSIGIAAGSSDSYDLPVYYATQVTLSGEYVHAAPWSEGSQGSANTSHGCTGMSTGNAEWFFNHVRQGDVVSVVGSDGDTMTPFDNGYGDWNLSWAKWAKGSALTNGKPNTETPAQTARLRPAAL from the coding sequence ATGAGCCATGCACCTCGAATCCGTACGGTCCTGAGCTGCACGCTGCTGGTCGTGTCCCTTGGGGCAGCGGCGACCGCGTGCGGCAGTTCCGGCAGCAATCCGCTCTCGGCCTCGCCGTTCAACGCGGCCGATTCGATCTCCTTCAACGGCCCCAAGGGCGACGGCAAGGCCGACCCCGACAAGCCACTCGAAATCACCTCCAAGGATGACGACGGCCGCATCACTGACGTGACGGCCACCGACAGCACAGGACGCCAGCTGGCAGGCGAACTCTCCGCCGACGGCACCAGGTGGCACAGCACCGCTCCGCTGGCCGCAGGTGTCCACTACACGGTCCGGGTCGCCACTGAGGACGACCAGGGCGCGCCGGGCAACCGGACGATGGCGTTCGACACCAAGCCCGCCTCCAACCGGCTGAACGTCACCTTCGGCCCCAAGGCGGGGGAGTACGGAGTGGGCCAGCCCGTCACCGCCCAACTCAGCGCCCCGGTCAAGGACAAGGCGGCCAGGGCACAGGTCGAGCGCGCCCTGAAGGTCGACTCGGTGCCCGCCGTCGAAGGCGCCTGGTACTGGGTGGACAGCAAGACGCTGCACTACCGGCCGAAGGAGTACTGGCCCGCGCACGCCACGGTCAACGTGCACAGCAACCTCAACGGGATAAAGGTCAGCAAGAAGCTCTACGGCGGCACGGCCAAGCCGCTCAAGCTGAAGACAGGGGACCGCCTGGAGGCGATAACCGACGCCTCGTCCCACGAGATGACGGTCAAGCGCGACGGCCACGTGATCAACACCATCCCGGTGACCACGGGCAAACCGGGCTTCGCCACCCGCAACGGCGTCAAGGTCGTGCTGGGCAAGACGTACTACGTACGGATGACCAGTTCCAGCATCGGGATAGCCGCCGGCAGCTCCGACTCGTACGACCTGCCGGTCTACTACGCGACACAGGTCACACTCAGCGGTGAGTACGTGCACGCCGCGCCCTGGTCCGAGGGCTCGCAGGGGTCCGCCAACACCAGCCACGGCTGCACCGGTATGAGCACCGGCAACGCCGAGTGGTTCTTCAACCACGTGCGCCAGGGCGACGTAGTCTCCGTCGTCGGCAGCGACGGCGACACGATGACGCCCTTCGACAACGGCTACGGGGACTGGAACCTGTCCTGGGCCAAATGGGCCAAGGGCAGCGCCCTGACGAACGGAAAGCCGAACACGGAGACACCCGCGCAGACGGCCCGGCTGCGGCCCGCCGCGCTCTGA
- a CDS encoding HesB/IscA family protein, whose product MSVSDEKTTVSDGILLSDAAASKVKALLDQEGRDDLALRVAVQPGGCSGLRYQLFFDERSLDGDVVKDFGGVKVVTDRMSAPYLGGASVDFVDTIEKQGFTIDNPNATGSCACGDSFS is encoded by the coding sequence ATGTCCGTATCGGACGAGAAGACCACGGTGAGCGACGGCATCCTCCTGTCCGACGCCGCCGCGTCCAAGGTCAAGGCCCTGCTCGACCAGGAAGGCCGTGACGACCTCGCGCTCCGCGTCGCCGTCCAGCCCGGCGGCTGCTCGGGCCTCCGCTACCAGCTCTTCTTCGACGAGCGCTCGCTCGACGGCGATGTGGTCAAGGACTTCGGGGGAGTCAAGGTCGTCACCGACCGGATGAGCGCCCCGTACCTGGGCGGCGCCTCCGTCGACTTCGTGGACACCATCGAGAAGCAGGGCTTCACGATCGACAACCCGAACGCCACCGGCTCCTGCGCCTGCGGCGACTCGTTCAGCTGA
- a CDS encoding cytochrome c oxidase subunit 4, which produces MKVQGKMFIWLAVFILAVAVVYGVWSKEAAGTTALFMAFGLSIMIGFYLAFTARRIDAGAMDNKEADVADDAGEVGFFAPHSWQPISLAVGGALAFLAIAMGWWLLYFSAPLVVVGLWGWVFEFYRGENQNQ; this is translated from the coding sequence GTGAAGGTCCAAGGCAAGATGTTCATCTGGCTGGCCGTCTTCATCCTCGCCGTGGCGGTCGTCTACGGCGTGTGGTCGAAGGAAGCAGCCGGAACGACGGCCCTCTTCATGGCCTTCGGGCTGAGCATCATGATCGGCTTCTACCTGGCCTTCACGGCCAGGCGGATCGACGCCGGCGCGATGGACAACAAGGAGGCCGACGTCGCGGACGACGCCGGTGAGGTGGGCTTCTTCGCCCCGCACAGCTGGCAGCCGATCTCCCTGGCTGTCGGCGGCGCGCTCGCCTTCCTGGCCATCGCCATGGGCTGGTGGCTGCTGTACTTCTCGGCACCGCTCGTGGTGGTCGGCCTCTGGGGCTGGGTCTTCGAGTTCTACCGCGGAGAGAACCAGAACCAGTAG
- the ctaE gene encoding aa3-type cytochrome oxidase subunit III: MSVVATATTVETGHAHPSVNRPNLTSVGTIIWLSSELMFFAALFAMYFTLRSVTGPEHWKDMASSLNVPFSATNTTVLVLSSLTCQLGVFAAERGDVKKLRSWFSITFVMGAIFIGGQIFEYTNLVKEDGLSLSSDPYGSVFYLTTGFHGLHVTGGLIAFLFVLGRTYAAKRFTHQQATAAIVVSYYWHFVDVVWIGLFATIYLIK; encoded by the coding sequence ATGTCGGTCGTGGCGACAGCAACGACAGTAGAAACCGGGCACGCGCACCCGTCGGTCAATCGGCCGAACCTCACCAGCGTCGGAACCATCATCTGGTTGAGTTCCGAGCTGATGTTCTTCGCGGCCCTCTTCGCGATGTACTTCACCCTGCGATCGGTGACGGGTCCCGAGCACTGGAAGGATATGGCGTCCTCGCTGAACGTTCCTTTCTCGGCGACGAACACCACGGTCCTTGTGCTCTCCTCTCTCACATGCCAGCTCGGCGTCTTTGCCGCCGAGCGTGGCGATGTGAAGAAGTTGCGCTCGTGGTTCTCGATCACGTTCGTGATGGGTGCGATCTTCATCGGAGGCCAGATCTTCGAGTACACCAACCTGGTGAAGGAGGACGGCCTCTCGCTCTCCTCCGACCCGTACGGTTCGGTGTTCTACCTGACCACGGGCTTCCATGGCTTGCATGTGACAGGCGGCCTGATCGCCTTCCTGTTCGTTCTCGGCAGGACATACGCAGCCAAGAGATTCACGCACCAGCAGGCGACCGCAGCCATCGTCGTGTCCTATTACTGGCACTTCGTCGATGTCGTGTGGATCGGCCTCTTCGCGACGATCTACCTGATCAAGTAA
- the qcrC gene encoding cytochrome bc1 complex diheme cytochrome c subunit has protein sequence MKKLSARRRHPLAAVVVLLLALAATGGLYAAFAPAGKAQADDTSQSLAISEGKKLFSVGCASCHGMGGQGSSDGPSLVGVGSAAVDFQVGTGRMPAQQPGAQVPKKKVIYSQGQIDQLAAYVASLGAGPIAPTSKQYSDQGADTAAGGDLFRTNCAQCHNFTGEGGALTHGKFAPSLEGASPKHIYEAMQTGPQSMPNFPDTTMPEKQKQNIIAYIKTVNGDNSASEGGLKLGGLGPVSEGLFGWIFGLGALIAVAIWVAAHTAKAKKS, from the coding sequence GTGAAAAAGCTCTCCGCACGACGACGCCACCCGTTGGCGGCGGTCGTCGTCCTACTCCTCGCGCTGGCGGCCACCGGGGGGCTGTACGCCGCGTTCGCTCCCGCGGGCAAGGCGCAGGCCGACGACACCTCCCAGTCCCTCGCCATCAGTGAGGGCAAGAAGCTGTTCTCCGTGGGCTGCGCAAGCTGCCACGGAATGGGCGGCCAGGGCTCGTCCGACGGCCCCAGCTTGGTCGGCGTCGGCTCAGCCGCCGTGGACTTCCAGGTCGGCACCGGCCGTATGCCTGCCCAGCAGCCCGGCGCCCAGGTGCCGAAGAAGAAGGTCATCTACTCGCAGGGCCAGATCGACCAGCTGGCCGCGTACGTGGCCTCGCTCGGCGCCGGACCCATCGCGCCGACCTCGAAGCAGTACAGCGACCAGGGCGCCGACACCGCAGCCGGTGGCGACCTCTTCCGCACCAACTGCGCCCAGTGCCACAACTTCACGGGTGAGGGCGGTGCACTGACGCACGGCAAGTTCGCCCCGAGCCTTGAGGGCGCGAGCCCGAAGCACATCTACGAGGCCATGCAGACCGGCCCGCAGTCCATGCCGAACTTCCCCGACACCACGATGCCGGAGAAGCAGAAGCAGAACATCATCGCGTACATCAAGACCGTCAACGGCGACAACTCCGCCAGCGAGGGCGGCCTCAAGCTGGGCGGCCTCGGTCCGGTCAGTGAGGGTCTGTTCGGCTGGATCTTCGGACTTGGTGCGCTGATCGCAGTTGCCATCTGGGTCGCGGCCCACACCGCTAAGGCCAAGAAGTCATGA
- a CDS encoding cysteine desulfurase/sulfurtransferase TusA family protein gives MSYFDAASSAPLHPVARQALQASMDDGWADPARLYREGRKARLLLDAAREAAAEAVGCRPDELVFSSSGTRAVHSGITGALSGRRRVGGHLVVSSVEHSSVLHSAAAHEAGGGSVTEVPVGRTGAVDPGTYAAALTARTALACLQSANHETGTEQPVAEVADACRAAGVPLLVDAAQSLGWGPVDGDWSLLTASAHKWGGPAGVGLLAVRKGVRFVPQGPADERESGRAAGFENVPAIVAAAASLRAVRAGAAAESVRLRALVDRIRASVGELVTDVEVVGDPVRRLPHLVTFSCLYVDGETLLHELDMAGFSVSSGSSCTSSTLTPSHVLRAMGVLSEGNVRVSLPLGVAEAEVDRFLEVLPGVVRSVRERLGAGNGPVAGAAQGPVRGAAAEPEGATVPDPEGGPAAELVVDALGKRCPIPVIELAKVIGDVPVGGVVTVLSDDEAARLDVPAWCEMRGQEYEGAHPVDGGTAFRVRRVS, from the coding sequence GTGTCCTACTTCGATGCCGCGTCCTCCGCGCCCCTGCACCCCGTCGCACGTCAGGCCTTGCAAGCCTCCATGGACGACGGCTGGGCCGATCCCGCCCGGCTGTACCGGGAGGGGCGGAAGGCGCGGCTGCTGCTCGACGCGGCCCGCGAGGCGGCGGCCGAAGCGGTCGGATGCCGCCCGGACGAGCTCGTATTCAGCTCGTCCGGCACTCGGGCGGTCCACTCCGGAATTACTGGAGCACTTTCTGGCCGTCGGCGTGTCGGCGGCCACCTGGTGGTGTCGTCGGTCGAACACTCCTCCGTGCTCCATTCGGCGGCGGCCCATGAGGCGGGCGGCGGTTCGGTGACCGAAGTGCCGGTCGGCCGGACCGGGGCGGTGGACCCGGGGACGTACGCGGCCGCGCTGACCGCCCGGACCGCGCTGGCCTGCCTGCAGTCCGCCAACCACGAGACCGGCACCGAACAGCCGGTAGCCGAGGTCGCCGACGCGTGCCGGGCCGCCGGGGTGCCGCTGCTGGTGGACGCGGCCCAGTCGCTGGGGTGGGGGCCGGTCGACGGGGACTGGTCGCTGCTCACCGCCAGCGCGCACAAGTGGGGCGGGCCGGCCGGGGTGGGGCTGCTCGCCGTACGCAAGGGTGTGAGGTTCGTCCCTCAAGGCCCGGCGGACGAGCGGGAGTCGGGGCGCGCCGCCGGTTTCGAGAACGTCCCGGCGATCGTGGCCGCCGCTGCCTCGCTGCGGGCCGTGCGGGCCGGGGCGGCGGCCGAATCCGTACGGCTGCGCGCTCTTGTGGACCGGATCAGGGCCTCGGTGGGCGAACTGGTGACGGATGTCGAGGTGGTCGGGGATCCGGTGCGACGGCTGCCGCATCTCGTGACGTTCTCATGTCTCTATGTCGACGGGGAGACTCTGCTGCACGAGCTTGATATGGCCGGTTTCTCCGTGTCATCCGGTTCGTCCTGCACCAGCAGCACGCTGACGCCCAGTCATGTGTTGCGGGCGATGGGGGTGCTCTCGGAGGGGAACGTCCGCGTCTCGCTGCCGCTGGGCGTGGCCGAGGCGGAGGTCGACCGGTTCCTGGAGGTGCTGCCGGGCGTGGTCCGTTCCGTACGGGAGCGACTGGGTGCCGGAAACGGTCCGGTGGCGGGTGCGGCTCAGGGGCCGGTGCGGGGAGCGGCGGCGGAGCCGGAGGGGGCGACTGTGCCGGACCCCGAGGGCGGCCCCGCGGCGGAGCTTGTCGTGGACGCGCTCGGGAAGCGCTGCCCGATCCCGGTGATCGAGCTGGCCAAGGTGATCGGGGACGTGCCGGTGGGCGGGGTGGTGACGGTGCTCTCGGACGACGAGGCCGCGCGGCTCGATGTGCCCGCGTGGTGTGAGATGCGGGGGCAGGAGTACGAGGGGGCGCACCCGGTCGACGGGGGGACCGCCTTCCGGGTGCGCCGCGTGTCGTGA
- the qcrA gene encoding cytochrome bc1 complex Rieske iron-sulfur subunit, producing the protein MSSQENSEENLPSEQDPAHGAVEPADDPFADPGLPAHKPRIQDIDERAAKRSERVVAFLFTLSMLATIGFIASYVIFPVDKIIFVFPFGHVSALNFSLGLTLGVALFTIGAGAVHWARTLMSDVEMPAERHPIEAPAEVKAQVLADFAAGAAESGFGRRKLIRTTMFGAMAMVPLAGVMLLRDLGPLPEKKLRKTLWARGKVLINMNTNQPLRPEDVSVGSLTFAMPQGLQESDEDFQTQIAKAALMIVRIQPENIKDKKEREWAHDGIVAFSKICTHVGCPISLYEQQTHHVLCPCHQSTFDLSDGARVIFGPAGHPLPQLRIGVNGEGNLEALGDFAEPVGPAFWERG; encoded by the coding sequence ATGAGTAGCCAAGAGAATTCCGAAGAGAACCTGCCGAGTGAGCAGGACCCCGCGCACGGCGCGGTGGAGCCCGCGGACGACCCGTTCGCGGACCCGGGACTGCCGGCCCACAAGCCGCGTATCCAGGACATCGACGAGCGGGCCGCCAAGCGCTCCGAGCGCGTGGTCGCCTTCCTGTTCACGCTCTCGATGCTGGCGACGATCGGGTTCATCGCGTCCTACGTGATCTTCCCCGTCGACAAGATCATCTTCGTCTTCCCGTTCGGGCACGTGAGCGCGCTCAACTTCTCCCTGGGCCTGACCCTGGGTGTGGCGCTCTTCACGATCGGCGCCGGCGCGGTCCACTGGGCCCGCACGCTGATGTCGGACGTCGAGATGCCGGCCGAGCGTCACCCGATCGAGGCCCCGGCCGAGGTCAAGGCGCAGGTCCTGGCCGACTTCGCGGCAGGTGCCGCCGAGTCCGGCTTCGGCCGCCGCAAGCTGATCCGCACCACGATGTTCGGCGCGATGGCCATGGTGCCGCTCGCCGGTGTGATGCTGCTGCGCGACCTCGGTCCGCTGCCGGAGAAGAAGCTCCGCAAGACGCTGTGGGCGCGCGGCAAGGTGCTCATCAACATGAACACCAACCAGCCGCTGCGTCCCGAGGACGTGTCCGTCGGTTCGCTGACCTTCGCCATGCCGCAGGGCCTTCAGGAGTCCGACGAGGACTTCCAGACGCAGATCGCCAAGGCTGCCCTGATGATCGTCCGTATCCAGCCGGAGAACATCAAGGACAAGAAGGAACGCGAGTGGGCCCACGACGGCATCGTCGCGTTCTCGAAGATCTGCACCCACGTCGGCTGCCCGATCAGCCTGTACGAGCAGCAGACGCACCACGTGCTCTGCCCGTGCCACCAGTCCACCTTCGACCTGTCCGACGGCGCCCGCGTCATCTTCGGCCCGGCCGGCCACCCGCTTCCGCAGCTGCGGATCGGTGTGAACGGCGAGGGTAATCTCGAAGCGCTCGGCGACTTCGCAGAGCCCGTCGGTCCTGCCTTCTGGGAGCGCGGATGA
- a CDS encoding carbohydrate kinase family protein yields the protein MRIAVTGSIATDHLMTFPGRFADQLVADQLHTVSLSFLVDNLDVRRGGVGANICFGMGQLGTAPILVGAAGSDFEEYRAWLDRNGVDTESVRISEVLHTARFVCTTDADHNQIGSFYTGAMSEARLIELQSVAERVGGLDLVLIGADDPEAMLRHTEECRTRSIPFAADFSQQIARMTGEDIRTLLVGATYLFSNEYEKGLIESKTGWTEEEILDRVGHRVTTLGARGVRIDRKGEDPIVVGCAEEEAKVDPTGVGDAFRAGFLSGLSWGVGLERAAQIGCMLATLVIETLGTQEYTLGRTNFMDRFTKAYGHDAAAEVQIHLP from the coding sequence GTGCGAATCGCAGTCACCGGCTCCATCGCCACCGACCACCTCATGACCTTCCCCGGCCGCTTCGCCGACCAGTTGGTCGCCGATCAGCTCCACACGGTCTCCCTCTCCTTCCTGGTCGACAACCTCGACGTACGGCGCGGAGGCGTCGGCGCCAACATCTGCTTCGGGATGGGCCAGCTCGGCACGGCCCCGATCCTGGTCGGCGCGGCCGGCTCGGACTTCGAGGAGTACCGCGCCTGGCTCGACCGGAACGGTGTGGACACCGAGTCGGTCCGGATCTCCGAGGTCCTGCACACCGCCCGCTTCGTGTGCACCACGGACGCCGACCACAACCAGATCGGCTCGTTCTACACGGGCGCGATGAGCGAGGCCCGCCTGATCGAGCTCCAGTCGGTCGCCGAGCGCGTCGGCGGTCTCGACCTGGTGCTGATCGGCGCCGACGACCCCGAGGCGATGCTCCGCCACACGGAGGAGTGCCGCACCCGTTCGATCCCGTTCGCTGCCGACTTCTCCCAGCAGATCGCGCGGATGACCGGTGAGGACATCCGTACGCTGCTCGTCGGCGCGACGTACCTCTTCTCCAACGAGTACGAGAAGGGGCTCATCGAGTCCAAGACCGGCTGGACCGAGGAAGAGATCCTCGACCGGGTCGGCCACCGGGTCACCACGCTCGGCGCCCGGGGCGTCCGCATCGACCGCAAGGGCGAGGACCCGATCGTGGTCGGCTGCGCCGAGGAGGAGGCGAAGGTCGACCCGACGGGCGTGGGTGACGCGTTCCGCGCGGGCTTCCTGTCCGGGCTCTCGTGGGGCGTCGGCCTGGAGCGCGCGGCGCAGATCGGCTGCATGCTCGCCACGCTGGTGATCGAGACGCTGGGTACGCAGGAGTACACCCTGGGCCGCACCAACTTCATGGACCGCTTCACCAAGGCGTACGGCCACGACGCGGCGGCAGAGGTCCAGATCCACCTCCCGTAG